One Bufo gargarizans isolate SCDJY-AF-19 chromosome 3, ASM1485885v1, whole genome shotgun sequence DNA segment encodes these proteins:
- the SFPQ gene encoding splicing factor, proline- and glutamine-rich produces the protein MSRDRFRSRGGMGGGGGGMGLNIYRRGNGGRGGMGGMSNYRGHSYMDSNRGPSGHNHHQQQLHKPQQNQLKPPQQPQQKPAQPPQQQKPPQQNNQEQKPAAQEPAKTPQTPPTPIAKSPAAKTPAPQTPVASAQAKLTPSPQQKPGSAPQQPSPALQKPAIQNQAQKPPPKVTPPPSQNTSQPPQQKPVTPQQQKPAPLQQQKPVTPQQQQQKPVTPQQQQKPVTPQQQQKPVIPPQQQKPVLPQQQKPAPLQQQQKPAPPPPLQQQNQAQQQQRGRSGPNPQPGQKRPHQSRFHSHPPEQQQTPELKKEESDWTEGVRATLSLLKRPGEKTYTQRCRLFVGNLPTDISDDEFKKLFSKYGEPGEVFINKNKGFGFIKLETRALAEIAKAELDDFPMRGRQLRVRFATHSAALSVRNLSPFVSNELLEEAFSQFGPVERAVVIVDDRGRSTGKGIIEFAAKPAARKAYDRCSDGVFLLTTTPMPVIVEPLEQYDDEDGLPEKLAQKNHMYQKEREIPPRFAQHGSFEYEYSQRWKSLDDMEKQQRQQVEKNMKEAKEKLESEMEDAFHEHQANLLRQDLLRRQEELRRMEELHNQEMQKRKEMQLRQEEERRRREEEMMIRQRDMEEQMRRQRDDGYRMGYMDPREREMRMGANSMGMGDPYGAAAQKYPPLGASGMGYEGSPGVTQAAIASSLMAGEMRNDRFAQGNAGTPTAQASRGIGAVPPAAGAGGYGRGRDEYEGPSKKARF, from the exons ATGTCGCGTGATAGATTCCGAAGCCGCGGTGGCATGGGCGGCGGCGGAGGAGGAATGGGATTGAACATTTACCGTCGGGGTAACGGTGGCCGTGGAGGTATGGGTGGCATGTCTAACTACCGCGGACATAGCTATATGGACTCGAATCGCGGCCCTTCAGGCCATaaccaccaccagcagcagctGCATAAACCCCAACAGAACCAGCTGAAGCCTCCACAGCAGCCGCAGCAGAAGCCAGCGCAGCCCCCgcagcagcagaagccgccccagcagaacaaccAGGAGCAGAAACCGGCCGCTCAGGAGCCCGCCAAGACCCCCCAGACTCCGCCGACCCCAATAGCCAAAAGCCCTGCGGCCAAGACTCCCGCCCCGCAGACTCCTGTAGCTTCTGCCCAGGCCAAACTAACGCCGTCCCCTCAGCAGAAGCCTGGCAGTGCGCCGCAACAGCCATCGCCCGCCTTGCAGAAACCCGCTATACAGAATCAGGCCCAGAAGCCGCCGCCTAAAGtaacccctcctccctcccagaaCACGTCTCAACCACCCCAGCAGAAGCCTGTAACACCCCAGCAGCAGAAGCCTGCGCCattgcagcagcagaagcctgtAACaccccaacagcagcagcagaagcctgtaacgccccagcagcagcagaagcctgtaacgccccagcagcagcagaagcctgtAATACCCCCACAACAGCAGAAGCCTGTTCTGCCCCAACAGCAGAAGCCTGCCCCGctacagcagcagcagaagcctgctccccctcctccgctgcagcagcagaatcaggcgCAGCAGCAGCAAAGGGGGCGCTCCGGGCCTAACCCGCAGCCCGGCCAGAAGAGGCCGCACCAGTCCCGGTTCCACTCACATCCACCGGAACAGCAGCAGACACCTGAGCTCAAAAAGGAGGAGAGCGACTGGACCGAG GGTGTTCGGGCCACTCTGTCCCTTCTGAAGAGGCCCGGAGAGAAGACTTACACCCAGCGCTGCAGGCTGTTTGTCGGGAATCTGCCCACGGATATCTCCGATGACGAGTTTAAGAAGCTGTTCTCGAAATATGGAGAGCCCGGCGAAGTGTTCATCAATAAGAACAAGGGCTTCGGCTTCATTAAGCTG GAAACTAGGGCACTGGCTGAGATTGCCAAGGCAGAACTTGATGATTTCCCAATGAGAGGTAGACAACTCAGAGTACGATTTGCTACCCATTCTGCGGCACTTTCTGTGCGCAACTTGTCTCCATTTGTATCAAATGAGCTCTTAGAAGAGGCCTTCAGCCAATTTGGACCAGTTGAGAGGGCTGTGGTTATAGTGGATGACCGAGGGAGATCCACTGGAAAGGGAATAATTGAATTTGCTGCGAAACCAGCTGCGAGAAAAGCATATGACCGGTGTTCAGATGGAGTGTTTCTTTTGACCAC GACACCAATGCCAGTTATTGTGGAGCCATTGGAACAGTATGACGATGAGGATGGGCTTCCTGAGAAACTTGCTCAGAAGAATCACATGTATCAAAA GGAGCGGGAGATACCACCCCGGTTTGCACAACATGGCTCCTTTGAGTATGAATATTCCCAGAGGTGGAAGTCTTTGGATGATATGGAGAAACAGCAAAGGCAGCAAGTGGAGAAAAACATGAAGGAAGCTAAAGAGAAGCTTGAAAGTGAAATGGAAGATGCTTTCCATGAACATCAAGCCAACCTGCTTCGACAAG ATCTGTTGAGGCGTCAGGAAGAGCTTAGACGTATGGAAGAACTACACAATCAAGAAATGCAAAAGCGTAAGGAGATGCAGTTACG ACAAGAAGAAGAGCGGCGGAGGCGTGAGGAAGAGATGATGATTCGTCAGCGTGACATGGAAGAGCAGATGAGGCGCCAAAGAGATGATGGCTATCGTATGGGATACATGGATCCA AGGGAGCGGGAGATGCGTATGGGAGCAAACTCTATGGGCATGGGAG atcCCTATGGTGCAGCAGCACAGAAGTACCCACCCCTTGGGGCATCTGGTATGGGTTATGAAGGCAGCCCAGGTGTAACCCAAGCAGCAATTGCTTCATCCCTGATGGCAGGCGAAATG